From the genome of Mycobacterium sp. 050128, one region includes:
- a CDS encoding class I adenylate-forming enzyme family protein, producing MNIGTIHDGAASGDPARAALIVGGQTVSYGELATAVRQCAASLAAHGVAPGQGIAVVDDASLLSIAALLGAARIGAAPALMNPALTPPELQGLHKNAECADVAVAGAQYVERVLDAGVPTALTLTELLGRPVPGDDAVAVDADDRDALILFTSGTTGLPKPVSISGRQLTRRITGMSRPFRAAAKPSVSMLTVPLFHVGGALGVLGSLYSGNTAVVQTRFGAGEWLRLVAEHRVSTTFMVPTMLQRIIDHPDFASTDLSSLIAIAYGAAAAPPSLVRRAMAVLPHVALANVFGQTETLGAYTTLMPDEHRDPARAGSVGRALPGVEVRVVDPDTGNDVETGAVGELWVNTSQNVTEGWLRTGDLARQDADGYIFPSGRLKDTINRGGEKFGPIEVEEALRSHPAVSDVAVAGIADDELGQRVGAAVVACAPVTLDELRAHCRELIAYFKLPERLAVMENIPYSATGKVNRDQLATLIADEA from the coding sequence ATGAACATCGGGACGATCCACGACGGCGCCGCCAGCGGGGATCCCGCCCGGGCCGCGTTGATCGTCGGCGGGCAAACCGTCAGTTATGGCGAGCTGGCGACGGCAGTACGGCAGTGTGCTGCGAGCCTGGCCGCCCACGGGGTCGCGCCCGGACAGGGCATCGCCGTCGTCGATGACGCAAGCCTGCTGTCGATCGCCGCATTGCTCGGCGCGGCACGAATCGGCGCCGCACCCGCACTGATGAATCCCGCGCTGACACCGCCGGAATTGCAGGGGCTGCACAAGAATGCCGAGTGCGCCGACGTGGCTGTGGCCGGCGCGCAGTACGTCGAACGGGTCCTGGACGCCGGTGTCCCCACGGCATTGACGCTGACCGAGCTGCTGGGCCGACCGGTTCCCGGCGACGACGCCGTCGCCGTGGATGCCGACGACCGCGACGCGTTGATCCTATTCACCAGCGGCACAACGGGACTCCCGAAACCCGTCAGCATCAGCGGCCGCCAGCTCACCCGGCGCATCACCGGGATGTCGCGTCCCTTCCGGGCCGCCGCGAAACCCTCGGTGAGCATGCTGACCGTCCCGCTGTTCCACGTCGGCGGTGCGCTGGGCGTGCTTGGCAGCCTGTATTCGGGCAACACGGCGGTCGTGCAAACGCGGTTCGGCGCCGGCGAATGGCTGCGCCTAGTGGCAGAGCACCGCGTCAGCACAACCTTCATGGTGCCGACGATGCTGCAGCGGATCATCGACCATCCCGACTTCGCGAGCACCGATCTGTCGTCGCTGATCGCCATTGCCTACGGGGCCGCGGCCGCGCCGCCGAGTCTGGTGCGCAGGGCGATGGCGGTGCTGCCGCACGTGGCGTTGGCCAACGTATTCGGCCAGACCGAAACACTGGGCGCTTACACGACTTTGATGCCCGACGAGCACCGCGACCCGGCGCGCGCCGGCTCCGTCGGCCGCGCCTTACCCGGAGTCGAAGTGCGTGTGGTCGACCCCGATACGGGCAACGACGTCGAGACGGGGGCGGTCGGCGAGTTGTGGGTGAACACCTCCCAGAACGTCACCGAGGGCTGGCTGCGCACCGGCGATCTCGCCCGCCAAGATGCCGATGGCTACATCTTCCCCAGCGGCCGACTGAAGGACACAATCAATCGCGGGGGAGAGAAATTCGGACCGATCGAGGTCGAGGAAGCATTGCGCTCACATCCGGCAGTCAGTGACGTCGCCGTCGCCGGGATCGCCGACGACGAGTTGGGGCAACGAGTCGGTGCGGCAGTCGTGGCGTGCGCCCCGGTGACACTCGACGAGTTGCGGGCACACTGTCGGGAATTGATCGCCTACTTCAAGCTCCCCGAGCGATTGGCGGTCATGGAAAACATCCCGTACAGCGCAACCGGCAAGGTCAACCGCGATCAGCTCGCCACCCTGATCGCCGATGAGGCCTAG
- a CDS encoding carboxymuconolactone decarboxylase family protein: MARLDVPEGPGGEAAMIWTLRPPLGGMVERMIRGAYQQSILPADERELARMRIAQINDCVACSGFRAQSVLDAGVAPELYDNVAAYADYPGYTPRQRLAIEFAERFANDHASMDDVFFQRLRESFSDEEILDLTLCVAVFLGLGRSLTVLGVDQSCAIDL, translated from the coding sequence ATGGCAAGGCTTGACGTGCCGGAGGGCCCGGGTGGCGAGGCCGCCATGATCTGGACGCTGCGGCCACCGCTCGGCGGCATGGTCGAACGGATGATCCGCGGCGCCTATCAGCAGAGCATCCTGCCGGCCGACGAGCGCGAGCTGGCGAGAATGCGGATTGCGCAGATCAACGATTGCGTGGCCTGCTCGGGCTTTCGCGCACAGTCGGTGCTGGACGCCGGTGTCGCGCCCGAGTTGTACGACAACGTCGCCGCCTACGCCGACTACCCCGGGTACACACCACGTCAACGCCTCGCCATCGAGTTCGCGGAGCGGTTCGCCAACGACCATGCGTCGATGGATGACGTGTTCTTCCAACGACTTCGGGAATCGTTCTCCGACGAGGAGATCCTGGATCTCACGCTGTGCGTGGCGGTATTTCTCGGCCTGGGACGTTCCCTGACCGTGCTGGGCGTCGACCAGTCCTGCGCCATCGACCTCTAA